The Xiphophorus couchianus chromosome 18, X_couchianus-1.0, whole genome shotgun sequence DNA window ATCCACGGGACATCAGCGTTGGCTTTGACAAGATTCCTGATCATGTGGATGCAGCGTTCGCCCTTCCTGCTCACAGCCACCACGGAAAAGAGAAAGTTTACTTCTTCAAAGGTATTTCCAGAACTTATTGTTGtatctttgacattttcttctgtttaaaaGGTGAGCAGAAGCTTCTTAGATGCTTGACCATTTTTTATTCTGTGGTTTCATCCAGGTGACCAGTACTATGTGTACGAGTTTTTGCACCAACCTTCCCACGAGGAGTGTGCCGCCATGTCTGAGAGATCTCCATCCACGCTGTTCAGGCGCTACACTGATCTGTACTACAGCAACTATGAGCGATACTTCAGCGAACTTTTCTCTGACTGTAAGTTTAGCAAGAGGATTCAAACAGCTTAAACcttttcacgttttgtcaccttacaaccacaaacttaaatgtattttaagatgATTGTCATGTCACAAACTGACATAATGTGCCAATGTGGCTCCGACTTAAAGTACTTTCATGATTGTGAAGTAAGAAATCCAAATGACAATCtgatcaaagattttttttaaatgttttcagatgctctccatccaatctgtcTAATCTTGAGCAACTGTGCAAAGAAGACTGGGAAGCACGTTCCTATTTACATGCACAAAGTTACTGGAGGTGCACCCTAAAAAAAGGTTCTAGTTGTAATTGCAGATAAAGATGTTCGACAAAGTATTGGCTTGAAGGCCCTGAATAGAAATGCTTGTgccacttttcagattttatttttaaaaaggaattttgtttttacttaacacttcacaattatgtgctactctgtgtttttctatcaTAAAATAATAGCtgcagttaaaaacaaaaatgtgggaAAGTTCAAATGGCGGCAATACTGTTTCAAGGTTCTGTATACGCTTTGAGAGGAAGAAGCATATCTACTTGCTGATGACTCTGATCTTCTGCAGCGCCTCAGCATCACGACAAGCATCACTTCATCAACAAAGACTGGAAAGGCCTCAAGTCTCCAGTGGATGCTGCCATGGCCGGCAGGATCTACGTTGCTCCTTTGGGGTTGTCGTCCCGGCCCGACCAGCAGTGGGGGCAGCAGTACCAGCAGAACGGATGGCAGAGAGGTCGGAGGCGACAGAACCGGTCTCCTTCCTGGGGGTCCATGGCCGAGCAGGGCATGGGCATGGGCCAGGGGTTTGCTGAGAGGGGCATGGAGATGGGTCTGAGATTGGCAGAGAGGAGGATGGAGATGGAGGAGAGGCTGGGCCGGGACCAGGACAGGCGGCGGGATCGGGACTGGGACCTGGACAGACGATGGAATCAGGACTGGGACCAGAACAGAAGGTGGGACCGGGACTGGGACCGTTACAACCAGAACAACAGAGGCAACTACGACACCAGGAATGATCGATTCTTCCAGGGAGAAATGCCCATCCAGAGTGTTTACTTCTTTAAAGCAGGTAAATAGTAATATGTAATCATTTAAACTCATAGTAAATTTAGGTATTATGTTCATAATTAAGATGCTCAAATTATATTGTACTAGAATGTATTCAACCTCCAACCGTTATCAGCCTTTTCTCACACTAAAACCAAAAATGACAGTTTCATGTGGTCAGCTTTATGTTATTGATCGACAAAAACTACCACATCATTGTGAAgttaaagaaaatgataaacagTACCTCTTAGCATCACAgtgataaaaaagcaaaaacaaagacctCATCTTGTCTTAAGCTGCCTATGAAGCATCATGGGAGACGGGATCCAATCACatactttttttaacattactggacaataaaagaaatgaatttgGTCTAAAAACCAAACATATGTAACAAAAGTTAAGCCAGTTGTTTAAATCCTCCCTCAACTGTAATACCTTCCTGCTACAAAGGTAAAGGCTAAAcaggttatttatttaaaaaatgtttgaaatcagTCACGTTTAAGATCAACTCCTTATTTAAGCCAAACCAGTTTGCATCAGAAACCCGTAACATTAACAACAGACAaagattttgcacattttaacaGATGGAAAGTCTTGAGTTTTACTGagatttagtttgaaattaattttattaccCTTCCAGCTCTGTCTGGAAGACGTATTATAGTAACCAGTTTCACATGATCTTTACTTGTCCtcatgacaaaacagaaatggcTTAAATCATGGCAGTTCCTCTTTTTTGCTGTGTGATACTTTCCATGTGCCTCTTACCACAAGGTTTTTCTCTTACTTTTTTACGTGACAAAACTCAACAAAATAATTAAGTCCTGCATCTTTAAAATATCTACCAGGATGAAGCTCCCTGAAGCAGTGAAATAGTTTGAGACTGGCTTGCTTTTGTGTTCTAGATAAATACTACAGAGTTGACCTGAGGACCAAAAGAGTTGACCCTGCTATGCCTCCGTACCCCAGATCCATCGCCAAGTACTGGCTCGGCTGTCCAAACCCATCTGGGGCAGAGAAGAAgtagtttaacattttcttactagtttttatttgtgtgtgtcaTGTGAGTTTAAAATAATGTGTCACGAATGAGTCGTTTTCACAATAACCGTCTGTGCTGGCTGTGAAAAGTTCACAAAACACTGGCAACGTAActaataaaaatcagcaaacGGCAGCATTCAGAGAAAGTCCAAACGGTTAAAGTTCAGACGGCTGATTTTCTGAGTGGCTAGCTTGTGTGTTTACAGCGTCAGCTGATCGACTTCATCAAATACAGAACAGATTCAGTTCAGACaggaaaagacagaaaggaCCTAACACTACATTCTGCCTTAAAACAACTACAACTGTGtcctaaatctttttttattttgtttttcctaccTGTAACTTTGACTTTGTGGCgtgaataaaacacaataaacttAAGAGATGTTGCTGCCAAACAGCAGTGCTTCATGCTGGGTGGTTTCCTGTTTGAGGGAATGTTGACATTAAAGCTGTggatgtgaaaacatgtttacaagTTCAGCTTTCTCTCTTCTGTGTAATTATGTTTACAGAAATCTACAAGaaatctgctgtaaaaaaaaaatcaggacaCCCCATGCCAGGAATCATATTTTGgtactttttttcccacatgaTTCT harbors:
- the vtna gene encoding vitronectin a isoform X1: MFPITGAHDLSLPPQSACWQNRSSMKLCLILLLSLSAKAFTEGIFTESCLDQCENGFQAQRKCQCDSMCKYYKSCCSDYEAICGMTTRGDTFVFAEDDDDDDLFGSTTPTPKGPADVASTQPTVSDFNQRLHQPPETNLKKMTKPPRLVNQRVTPESELAATTGAPQAPSATTTAPKTTLATTVATTTVGVTTAAPDPDAEVCSGRPFGSFMQLKNGSIYAFRGEYFFEMDQKSVLPGYPKLIKDVWGISGPIDAAFTRINCQGKTYIFKGNKYWRFEEGILEDDYPRDISVGFDKIPDHVDAAFALPAHSHHGKEKVYFFKGDQYYVYEFLHQPSHEECAAMSERSPSTLFRRYTDLYYSNYERYFSELFSDSPQHHDKHHFINKDWKGLKSPVDAAMAGRIYVAPLGLSSRPDQQWGQQYQQNGWQRGRRRQNRSPSWGSMAEQGMGMGQGFAERGMEMGLRLAERRMEMEERLGRDQDRRRDRDWDLDRRWNQDWDQNRRWDRDWDRYNQNNRGNYDTRNDRFFQGEMPIQSVYFFKADKYYRVDLRTKRVDPAMPPYPRSIAKYWLGCPNPSGAEKK
- the vtna gene encoding vitronectin a isoform X2, translated to MFPITGAHDLSLPPQSACWQNRSSMKLCLILLLSLSAKAFTEGIFTARGDTFVFAEDDDDDDLFGSTTPTPKGPADVASTQPTVSDFNQRLHQPPETNLKKMTKPPRLVNQRVTPESELAATTGAPQAPSATTTAPKTTLATTVATTTVGVTTAAPDPDAEVCSGRPFGSFMQLKNGSIYAFRGEYFFEMDQKSVLPGYPKLIKDVWGISGPIDAAFTRINCQGKTYIFKGNKYWRFEEGILEDDYPRDISVGFDKIPDHVDAAFALPAHSHHGKEKVYFFKGDQYYVYEFLHQPSHEECAAMSERSPSTLFRRYTDLYYSNYERYFSELFSDSPQHHDKHHFINKDWKGLKSPVDAAMAGRIYVAPLGLSSRPDQQWGQQYQQNGWQRGRRRQNRSPSWGSMAEQGMGMGQGFAERGMEMGLRLAERRMEMEERLGRDQDRRRDRDWDLDRRWNQDWDQNRRWDRDWDRYNQNNRGNYDTRNDRFFQGEMPIQSVYFFKADKYYRVDLRTKRVDPAMPPYPRSIAKYWLGCPNPSGAEKK